DNA from Intestinimonas massiliensis (ex Afouda et al. 2020):
TTGTGCATAGAACGAAGCCACTCCATAGACTTCGGTCAGAGGGATATCCAGGCCCTCGGCCACCATGATCTGAACCTCCTCGGGCAAATAGCCGAAGATCTCCTGCGCGGCCTGGAGCACCGGCATGGTGGCGCCGGGCTGTCCCCTGTGCGCGGCAATCACCTGCTGCAGCCGTTCCTCCTGCTCCTTCGTTCCAGCATACGGAACAACCGTTTTGCAATTTGGCATTTTGCGTTCCTCCTTACTTACTGAATGGCATTTCAAAGCTCGCTGAGATACATTTTAGCGCGTTATCCTGGGAGATACGAGGCAGTCAGACGACAGTTTGTCTAACTTTTTTCGGCATAATGCCCTTTATTAGTTCCCGCAGATAGAATTGCGTTCTATTTTTCACCTCCATAAAGCAGCCAATCCAAGACTGCCCGCGGAGTCCATTCGGGCAGGTACAGGTATTGGCTGGCATCTGCAATCTGATCCAGGTAGTGGGCGTCGGAGCCGGTGATGGTCCGCACCCCGGCCAGATCGGGCCGGCCCGCCGCAAAATCCGGCGGGCAATGACGGGACAGCTCGGCCAGTGGGAAGCCCAGCGCGGGGTCCCAAAAGCCCAGGTTGGAAAGCAAAGCAAACGAAGGGCGGTCGATGTGGGCCGGATAGGCCACGCCGCCGAAGCGGGCCGCCAGCTCCCGGACCTCGTAGACGCCGATGGAGGAGGCTCCGGCCAGCATCCGCCTCTCTTCCCCCAGCACGTTGTCGTCGGCGTCCATATAGATCTGGGGGCCAAAGATATCCCGGTCGTTCTCCAGGGGGGGCAGCCGATCGTAGACCATCCGGCTGAAGGCGTCCGCCGCCGCCAGGTCTGGCAGGAGGCAGACCACGTGGACCTCCTCGGCAGTACACAGCTCCATACCGGGCAGTCCCAGCAGGCCATAGGCCTGACACGCCTGACAGAAGGCCGCGCAGTTGCCGCAGGTGTTGTGGTCGGTGAGGGCGGCCACGTCGAGCCCCGCCAGCTTGCACAGACCGGCGATGGTGGCGGGGGTCATGGCGCCGTCCCCGCAGGGGGACAGGCAGGAGTGGAAATGCAGGTCGAAGGCCGCTTTCATGGCCGGTATCCCCTTTCTCTCCCGCTTTGGGCGGAGGGAGCTGGCCGGTCAGAGCAGTTGCTTCAGCGCGGCCGCGGTATCATAGGTGGACAGCTCGGTGCCCATCAGGTTGATGTCCTGCTGCTGGGCCCGCTGGCGCAGGGCCTCGTCGGGAACCACCCCTTCGGTGAGAATTACGCAGGACACCTCGGCCATCAGCGCCACGGCGGCCACGTTTTGATTGGACATAATGGTAATCCAGGCGTTTCCCGCCTGTGCGCGGCCCATGACCCAGCTCAGCAGGTCGCCCACATACCCGCCGGTGACCTCGCGCTCGGGCTGGGGCAGGGTGAATTCCGTCAGGGCCAGCACATGAGACAGTTCCTTGACCGTCATGATAAGGTTCCTCCTTCTTCCGTATGCGGTTTCTTAGGTGGGATGCTCTGGGGCAGCTTCCGTTTCCGGAAGGGCGCGGGCAGGTATTCGTCGGCGTCTCCGGTACCCGCCATGTACTGCATCCGCTCCCGGACCTTAAAGATGCAGTCCTCCTCGCTGGCCCGGCCCAGGACCACATCCTCGGCCAGGGCGTGGCAGGAGGGCGCCCCGCAGGAGCCGCAATCCAGGCCCGGCAAGGCCCGGTAGAGTTCGTCGATCTTCATCAGCTTTTCCATGGCAAGGCTCCGGTCCTCGTCCAGCAGGAAGGCGGGGACATACTGAAGCTCCTTGTCGAAGCAGACCAGGTCCCGATCCTCCCCCTTCAGATTGAAGCGGTTGCGGGAGACCGGCAGGCCCTTCATCAGATTTTTGATACGCATCCGGGCGCCGTAAGGATTCTCCACCGTCAGGCAGCCCCCCACGCAGCCCTGGACGCAGGCGGACAGCTCGATGAAGTCGGCCTCGGGAAGCCGGCCGTCCTCGATCTCCTCCAGCATGCGGATGCAGTTGCCGATGCCGTCCACGGCCAGGTAGCTCTCCCCCAGCCGGGCGGCGGACTCGCCGCCGCAGTAGGCCCAGCCCACGCCCATGATGCCCGCCGAGGACAAGCTCTCCAGCTCCTGGAGCTCCTTCATGGGGCCCAGCAGCCGCAGGTAGATGTCCCGGATGGCGAAGGCCCCATCCAGCACCGGCTTGGCCAGGGTCTCGGGGTGGTGGGCGGCGGTGACCTGGGAGGAGCAGGGCACGATACCGAACACGCCGATCTGCTCCGGGGGCAGCCCGGTCCGGGCCGTAGCCTCCTTCCGGGCCAGAATGGCGGCCAGCTCCATGGGAGTGATGGTGGAGGTGACGTTGGGGATGAGCTTGGGGAAGCGCATCCGGATGAGGCGCAGAATGGTAGGACAGGCGGAGGAGATCTGGGGCATGACCCGCTTCTCCCCGCTGCTGATGTGCTGCCGGGCGTAGTCGGAGAGGATCTCCGCCGCCTTGGCCGTCTCATACACAGCCTGAAAGCCGATCTTCAGCAGGCCGTTGAGCACGATGTCGATGTCATCCAGGTGCTGGAACTGGCCATAGAGGGCGGGGTCCGGCAGCGCCACCCGGTACTGGAACGGGTCCAGCGCAGACAGGTTGTCGCTGACCGAGCGGATGGCCTTGTGGGGGCAGACCTGGATGCACTTGCCGCAGTCAATACAGCGTTCATTGAGGATCTTGGCCTTGCCGCTGCGGACCCGGATGGCCTCTGTGGGGCAGTTTTTGATGCAGGTGGTGCATCCGCGGCAGCGTTTGTACTCCAATATGACGGAATGCTTCATCATAGGGCGGCACACCTCCATTGGTTTTCGATTCAGCAGGATGGGCGCGGCGCACAGCGGCCCGCGTCCGTCGGATCAGATCCTGATTTTCATGGTCACGGTGGTGCCCACTCCGACGGTGGTGTCGATGTGCATCTCGTCGGAGTAGCGCTTCATATTGGGCAGGCCCATGCCCGCCCCGAAGCCCAGATCCCGGGCCACATCGCCCGCGGTGGTAAAGCCCTCCTCCATGGCCTGGTTCACGTCGGGGATGCCGGGGCCGTGGTCGATGAGGCGCAGCGTGATGGCGTCCATCCCCACGTCCACCTCCACCCGGCCGCCGTCGGCGTGGATGACCATGTTGATCTCGCCCTCATACATGCAGATGGAGGCCCGTCGGATGGCCTCGGCCGGCAGTCCCAGCTTTTTCAACGTCATCTTCATTTTGCTGGAGGCCTCTCCGGCCTGGATCAGGTCTCCGCCGTCCACCTGATACGTCAGTTTGATCTCTCCCATGGTCCCTACTCCCCCGCTAAGCCCGTCGTATACAGCAGGCCGCAGGCGATAAACATGGGCTTTTCCGAGGTCATCACCACGATGTCGCGCTCCCGCGCCATCTCCAAAATGGTCTCGTCAGGCACCTTGCCCCGGACAAAGACAATGCACTTCATATCCATCATCTCGGCGGTGCGCACCACCTGGGGGTTGACCATGCCCGTGAGCAGCAGGGCCTGATCCTTCACATAGGCCAGCACGTCGCTCATAAAGTCGCTGGCACAGGCGGCATGGGCCTCCCAGTCCAGATTCTCCTCGCCGCAGAGCACTTTCGCATCCAAAATCCTTCTGATTTCCCTCAGATACATAGATGTTCCCCCTTGGCGGAGCCGGGACCGGTCCGGTCTCGCCGGGTCTCCGCATGATACCAGTGATACTTCGCTACATATTTTAGCACAGCCTAAGAGAAATGGGAATGTCTTTTTTGTGCTACCCGCCAAACTTTCACAAAGAACGACTTCGGCCGCCCGCCGTTTTTGTCTTACCCTCTCATTGACGGGTCCCCCTTCCTTCTATATAATTAAATTTAACACAGTAAAGCGTTTGATGCTTTGCTGAATTTGCAAGGAGGCTAGCCAACTATGGGAAACGATCGAGTGTACAACTTCTCCGCAGGCCCGTCCATGCTTCCCCTGGAAGTGCTCGAAAGAGCGGGGGCCGAAATCACCAACTATCAGGGTTCCGGCATGTCAGTCATGGAGATGAGTCACCGATCTAAGGTGTTTCAGAAGATCTTTGACGACACCCAGGCCAAGTTCCGCCAGCTCTTCTGCGTGCCGGAGGGGTACAAGATCCTCTTCCTCCAGGGCGGCGCGTCCAGCCAGTTCTCCGCGGCTCCCCTGAACCTGATCGGCCGGACCGGAAAGGCCGACTACGCCGTCACCGGCAACTTCTCCAACATCGCCTATAAGGAGGCCAAAAAGTACGGCGCCATCCGTCTGGCCGCCTCTTCCGAGGACCGCAACCACACCTATATCCCCACCCAGGACCAGCTCCAGTTGGACCCCGAGGCGTCCTATTTCTACTACTGCGCCAACAACACCATCTACGGCACCGAGTGGCAGTACGTCCCCGACACCGGGTCCGTCCCCATTGTATGCGACATGTCCTCGGACATTCTCTCCCGCCCGGTGGATGTGAGCAAATACGGCGTCATCTTCGCCGGCGCGCAGAAGAACATGGCCCCCGCCGGCCTGACGGTGGTCATCATTCGGGAGGATCTGGCCGGCCACGAGCTGCCCTACACCCCCCTGATGATGAACTACAAGACCATGATCGACAAGGACTCCATGTATAACACGCCCCCCTGCTGGTGCATCTACATGCTGGGCCTGGTGCTGGACTGGCTGGAGGCCCAGGGTGGCGTGCCCGGCATGGAGGCCATTAAGCACAAGAAGGCCCAGATGCTCTACGACGTGCTGGACCGCTCCAAGCTCTTCACCTGCGCCGCCGAGGCCGGCTCCCGCTCCGACATGAACGTGACCTTCCGCTCGGTGAGCGAGGAGCTCAACGACAAGTTCGTCCAGGAGGCCGCCGCCGCCGGCTTCACCAACCTGAAGGGCCACCGCAACGTGGGCGGCATGCGCGCGAGCATCTACAACGCCATGCCCACCGAGGGCATTGAGAAGCTCTGCGACTTCATCCAGGACTTTGACAAAACGAATTAAATCGGGCCGCCGGGAGGCGGTCCCGTTCCGATGAAATGGGAGGTAACGAGAGATGTTTCGCATCAAAACCCTCAATAAAATTTCCCCGGCCGGCCTGTCCGTGCTGGATAAAAGCCGTTTCACCGTCTCCGACGACGCGGAAAACGAGGACGGCATTCTGGTCCGCTCCGCGGACATGCAGGACTACCCCTTTCCCGAGAATCTGCGCGCCATCGCCCGGGCGGGCGCCGGCACCAACAACATCCCCATCGCCCGCTGCTCCGAGGCGGGCATCGTGGTGTTCAACACCCCCGGCGCCAACGCCAACGCGGTGAAGGAACTGACGGTGTGTGCCCTGCTGCTGGCCTCCCGCGACGTGGTGGGCGGCGCCGACTGGGTGAAGCTCCAGGCGGGCTCCGGGGCCGACGTGGCCGCCGCCGTGGAGAAGGGCAAGAGCCAGTTCGTGGGCCCCGAGCTCATGGGGAAGACCCTGGGCGTCATCGGCCTGGGCGCCATCGGCGTACAGGTGGCCAACATCGCCACCAAGCTTGGCATGACCGTGTACGGCTACGACCCCTTCCTGTCGGTGGACGCGGCGCTGTCCCTGTCCCGGTTCGTCCACCGGGCCATGGACCTGGAGACCATTTACAAAAACTGCGACTACATCACCCTTCACGTGCCCCAGACCCCCGAGACCCGCGGCATGATCAACACCGACGCCATCAACATGATGAAGGGCCATGTGCGCATCCTCAACCTGGCCCGGGGCGGTCTGGTCAACGACGACGACATGCTGGCGGCTCTGGAGACCGGCCGGGTGGCGGCCTACGTCACCGACTTCCCCAACAACAAGATCGTCCAGGGCAAGCGGGTGGTGGCCATTCCCCACTTGGGCGCCTCCTCCCCCGAGAGCGAGGAGAACTGCGCCGTCATGGCGGCCCAGGAGTTGAAGGACTATCTGGAGAACGGCAACATCCGCAACGCGGTGAACCTGCCCAGCCTGGTCCAGGACTGGAGCGGCGAGACCCGGCTGTGCATCATCCACCGCAACGTGCCCAACATGCTGGCCTCCGTCACCACGGTCCTCTCCCGGGAGCATGTGAACGTGGAGAATATGACCAACAAATCCCGTGGAGAATACGCCTATACCATCGTGGACGTGAGCGCCCGGGTGGGCGACGCGGTGGCCAACGAGCTTCGGGCCATCGACGGCATCCTGCGGGTCCGCGTTCTGAATCACTGATGGAAAAAGGAGGCGCTTCCATGACCATCCATGAGACCGCCTGGATCGCCCCGGGCGCCCACGTCTCCGGCGATGTGACCATCGGCCCCGGCTGCGGCGTGTGGTACAACGCGGTTATCCGGGGGGATGAGTGCCCCATCTCCATCGGGGCGCGCAGCAACCTTCAGGACTGCGGCGTCATCCACGGCTCGGCGGGCTGCACCGTGGCCATCGGGGACGACGTGAGCATCGGCCACGGGGCCATCGTTCACGGCTGCACCGTGGAGGACGGCGCCATGATCGGTATGGGGGCCGTGGTCCTCAACGGGGCCCGGGTGGGCAAAGGGGCTCTGGTGGCCGCCGGGGCCCTGGTGCCCGAGGGCATGGAGATTCCGGCCGGCATGGTGGCCATGGGCAACCCGGCCAAGGTCCGCCGCCCTCTGCGGGACGCGGAGCGGGCGTACCTGCTCCACGCCGCCGCGGAGTATGCGGCCCTGGCCCAGAACAACCGCAGCAAAGACTAGGATGAGGCGCGGACGAATGTCCGCGCCTCATCTTTTACAGCTCTTTTTTCCCGTAAATCTGCAGGGAAACAGCGTAGGATACCATCAGGGCGGCCGCCGCCGCAACCGGCATCAGCAACGCCGCCGCCCCGGTCAGCCACGCGATGCCGGTCTCGGTGGCGGAGATCACCCCCATCAGGATCACCACACCCGCCGTGCCGACCCCCATGGCGATCATGAAAAAGATGCGGCTCTTCTGCGTCCCGAACCGAAAGATGAGGGGCAGCAGGATGGCGTTCAGGATACCGCCCGCGCAGACGGTGATCATAGACGCCTCCAGACACTCTCCCAGCGTACCGTCGCCGTGGATGCCAAAGGCGTACATACTCGCCTGAATGCCCGCGCACAGGGCCAGCCCGACCGCCAGCAACAGCACAGTGAAAAGGTATTTGGCCCCCACCACGCCCCGCCGTCCGGCGGGAGTCGCGGCCGCCAGCTTTTCCCACCCCGACTGCTCGTCGTAGGCGAAGGTGTTGATGGGCAGCAGGATGAGCATCATCACCGCCAGGAACGATAGGAAGGAGACCCCGTCGTATACCCCCATCATGGACAGGAACGCAAACACGCCGAACATGAACAGGTAGCTGCGCCCCATGCTCTTGACAACGTAGAAATCCTTCCGGACCAATCCGCTCATGCCTCATCCCCCCTTACCGTAAACAGCATGATGTCCTCCAATGTCACCGGGTCCACCGTCAGGCCGGGATACCGGCGGACAAAGGTCCTCCGGTCCTTCACCAGCGCCTCGCAGCCGAACTGGCCCCGGCGGACGCCGGCCAGGCAGGCCGGGTCCACCCGCTCCAGGTCGCCGCGGCCGCACACCAGCCGCCCATAGGCCTCCAGCAGCTCGTCCTTGGCCCCCTGGACCGCCACCCGCCCCTTGTGGAGGTAGGTGATGTAGTCCGCCGCCTTCTCCAGGTCGCTGGTGATGTGGCTGGAGATCAGAACGGCGTGGTCCTCCTCCTGGATAAAATCCAGGAATTCGTCCAGAATCTCGTTGCGCACCACCGGGTCCAGCCCTCCGGTGGCCTCGTCCAGCAGGAGCAGCTTGGGCCGGTGGCTCAGGGCGACGGCGATGCCCAGCTTCATTTTCATCCCCCGGGAGAATTCCTTGATCTTCTTGTCCCTGGGCAGGCCGAATTTGGCCAGATAGTGCTCGTACAGCGCCGGGTCCCAGGCCGCGTAGAGCCCGGCGAAGATCTTCCCCACCTGCGGGGCCCGGAGCACCTCGTGAAAGCTGCTCTCATCCAGCACCACGCCGATGTCCTCCTTGGCCTCCTCCGGAGCCCTGCCCAGCAGGGAGATCTCCCCGCCGTCGGGCCGCACCAGCCCCAGCAGGCACCGGATAACGGTGGATTTGCCCGCGCCGTTCTCGCCGATCAGGCCCAGGATGGTGCCGCCCGGCACCGTCAGGTCCACATGATCCAGCCGAAAGTCTCCGTAGTCCTTACACAGGCCCCTTACTTCAATGGCATTGTTCATGGTCACTCGTCTCCATATAGAATCGTCAATGTCTGTTCCAGCTCCTCCAGGGTGACGCCCCCGCCCTTGGCCAGATCCACCGCCTGGGACAGGTGCTCCTCCACCCTGCGCAGGGTCTCCTCCCGGACCAGCTCCAGGTCCCGGGCGGCCACAAAGCAGCCCTTGCCGGGAACGGTGGTGAGAAAGCCCTCCCGCTCCAGCTCCTCGTAGGCCCGCTTGGTGGTGATGACGGAAATGCGCAGGTCCTTGGCCAGCAGCCGCATCGAGGGAAGGGCCTCCCCCTCGCGCAGATCTCCCCGCAGAATGAGGCCCTTCATCTGCCGGGTGATCTGTTCGTAAATGGGCACGCCGCCGGAATTGCTGATAATGATGTCCATGTTCCACCTCGAGATGTGTTACTGTATATATCCAGCATGTACAGTATAAACGCAATGCCGCCCCTTGTCAATAGGGGCGGCATTTTTTGAGGCTGGTATCTTGGTCACCTGGTCTCCCGTTCCTCCAAAAACTCAACCAGCTTGGTCACCACCTGGCGGTCCGCGCCGGTCAGCACCCGGAGCTTGGCGATGAGGTCCTGCTCCGTTTGCGAAAGTATAACTGGCTTCTCTGGATAATCACTCAACCCGAGCAGATAATCCGCCGTCACATTAAAATAGATGGCAAGTTTTGCTGCAATATCACCCGGAATCTTGCTTACGCCTGTTACATAGTTGCTTAATGTACTTGGAGAAATGCCAATTTCGGAGGCAATCGCCTTTTGCTTTTTATCGCTGTCACTGATCAGCGCCTTTAGCCTTACATTGCTATCCATATCAATCACCCAGCGCCATTATTCTAAAATTTATGGCCCAGATGTTTAATATTCCAATATTTATATCAATTATTCCATTAATAAAAATAGTGCTTAATTTTATTCCATATTTTTGTTATTCTTTTATTGGGAGACCTTCCCAAAAAATCCCCTGTGCCCACAAACGGGGGATAAAGAAACCGGCCCCCGCCGATATGGCGGGGCCCGGTCTTTGTATCACTTTTTACTTGTGGTCCACGGAGCTCATATACTGGATGAGGTCCACGACCTTGTTGGAGTAACCCCACTCGTTGTCATACCAAGACACAACCTTCACGAAGGTGTCGGTCAAAGCGATGCCGGCCTTGGCGTCGAAGATGGAGGTGCGGGGATCGCTGATAAAGTCGGAGGACACCACATCCTCGTCGGTGTAGCCCAGCACGCCCTTCAGCTCGCCCTCGGAGGCGGCCTTCATGGCGGCGCAGATCTCGTCGTACTTGGCGGGCTTGGCCAGGTTGACGGTCAGGTCCACCACGGACACATCCAGGGTGGGCACACGCATAGACATGCCGGTCAGCTTCCCGTTCAGGGAGGGGATGACCTTGCCCACGGCCTTGGCCGCGCCGGTGGAGGAGGGGATGATGTTGTAGGTGGCCGCGCGGCCGCCGCGCCAATCCTTCTTGGAGGGGCCGTCCACGGTCTTCTGGGTGGCGGTGACGGAGTGGACGGTGGTCATCAGGCCGTCGGTGATGCCGAACTTGTCGTGCAGGACCTTGGCGATGGGGGCCAGGCAGTTGGTGGTGCAGGAGGCATTGGACACAAAGTTCATGCTGGAATCATAGGTTGTATTGTTGACGCCCATGACAAACATGGGGGTGTCGTCCTTGGAGGGGGCGCTCATGATGACCTTTTTGGCGCCGGCATCCAGGTGACCCTGGGCCTTCTCCTTGGTCAGGAACAGGCCGGTGGACTCCACCACATACTCGGCCCCGATCTCGCCCCAGGGAATCTCGGCGGGGCTCATCTTGGCGTAGACCATGACCTTGTGGCCGTTGACGGTGATGCTGCTGTCGTCATAGCTGATCTCACCGTTGAATCTGCCGTGGATGGTATCATACCGCAGCATATAGGCCATGTAGTCAGGGGTCATGCCGGGGTCGTTGATGCCCACAAATTCTACGTCGGGCCGCTCCAGGCCGGCGCGGAATACCAGACGACCGATTCTGCCGAAGCCGTTGATGCCGATTTTAATGCTCATAGCTGCAATCTCTCCTTTTCGAAGTCAAAAATAGTTTCATCTCTGACAGGAGCCATTATACATCATATTTTCGATTTTGCCAAGAGGGTTTTTCAATGAAATTTAGTTTACTTTCGATTGTAAGGTGCGCCCGGTGCAGATATTTCGACCAAATTCGACTTTTTCTCTTGTAGCGCCCCCCAAGATTTGGTACACTGAAGATAATTGGTTTTTCCGTTTCCTGCGCATGCTACTTCCATGACCCTTTAAGGAGGTCTTGTCTTGTCGCCCGTTGCCTTTGAAGTGGCGCAGTTGTTTGACGGCTTTCCCGAGCCGGTGCTGATCCTTCGGGATCGTGAGGTCCGCTACCGGAACCCGGCGGCGGAGCGGCTGTTTCCTGCTCTCCGGGACCGCGCCACGCTCCCGGAGGACCTCTCCGCCCTCCTCCCCGAGTGTGAAGCTCCCGCTGTGGTGACGGCCCGCATCGGCGGCGGCAACTACCGGCTGAGTGTCCAGAACACGTCTCTGGGCGCACTGGTCATCCTGCGCTCCGCCCCGGCGGCGGCCGCCGCCTCGTCCGAGCGGCTGTCCCGCTACCTGCGGCAGCAGACCGCCGGCCTGGCCGCCGCCCTCCAGCGGCTGGGCGCCGACCCGGAGGGGCTGGACCCCGCCCGGCAGGTCCGCTATCTCTCCA
Protein-coding regions in this window:
- a CDS encoding helix-turn-helix domain-containing protein, whose protein sequence is MDSNVRLKALISDSDKKQKAIASEIGISPSTLSNYVTGVSKIPGDIAAKLAIYFNVTADYLLGLSDYPEKPVILSQTEQDLIAKLRVLTGADRQVVTKLVEFLEERETR
- a CDS encoding ABC transporter ATP-binding protein; the encoded protein is MNNAIEVRGLCKDYGDFRLDHVDLTVPGGTILGLIGENGAGKSTVIRCLLGLVRPDGGEISLLGRAPEEAKEDIGVVLDESSFHEVLRAPQVGKIFAGLYAAWDPALYEHYLAKFGLPRDKKIKEFSRGMKMKLGIAVALSHRPKLLLLDEATGGLDPVVRNEILDEFLDFIQEEDHAVLISSHITSDLEKAADYITYLHKGRVAVQGAKDELLEAYGRLVCGRGDLERVDPACLAGVRRGQFGCEALVKDRRTFVRRYPGLTVDPVTLEDIMLFTVRGDEA
- a CDS encoding ATP-binding protein, which translates into the protein MGEIKLTYQVDGGDLIQAGEASSKMKMTLKKLGLPAEAIRRASICMYEGEINMVIHADGGRVEVDVGMDAITLRLIDHGPGIPDVNQAMEEGFTTAGDVARDLGFGAGMGLPNMKRYSDEMHIDTTVGVGTTVTMKIRI
- a CDS encoding DRTGG domain-containing protein encodes the protein MTVKELSHVLALTEFTLPQPEREVTGGYVGDLLSWVMGRAQAGNAWITIMSNQNVAAVALMAEVSCVILTEGVVPDEALRQRAQQQDINLMGTELSTYDTAAALKQLL
- a CDS encoding ABC-2 transporter permease, which gives rise to MSGLVRKDFYVVKSMGRSYLFMFGVFAFLSMMGVYDGVSFLSFLAVMMLILLPINTFAYDEQSGWEKLAAATPAGRRGVVGAKYLFTVLLLAVGLALCAGIQASMYAFGIHGDGTLGECLEASMITVCAGGILNAILLPLIFRFGTQKSRIFFMIAMGVGTAGVVILMGVISATETGIAWLTGAAALLMPVAAAAALMVSYAVSLQIYGKKEL
- a CDS encoding phosphoglycerate dehydrogenase, translated to MFRIKTLNKISPAGLSVLDKSRFTVSDDAENEDGILVRSADMQDYPFPENLRAIARAGAGTNNIPIARCSEAGIVVFNTPGANANAVKELTVCALLLASRDVVGGADWVKLQAGSGADVAAAVEKGKSQFVGPELMGKTLGVIGLGAIGVQVANIATKLGMTVYGYDPFLSVDAALSLSRFVHRAMDLETIYKNCDYITLHVPQTPETRGMINTDAINMMKGHVRILNLARGGLVNDDDMLAALETGRVAAYVTDFPNNKIVQGKRVVAIPHLGASSPESEENCAVMAAQELKDYLENGNIRNAVNLPSLVQDWSGETRLCIIHRNVPNMLASVTTVLSREHVNVENMTNKSRGEYAYTIVDVSARVGDAVANELRAIDGILRVRVLNH
- a CDS encoding DRTGG domain-containing protein codes for the protein MYLREIRRILDAKVLCGEENLDWEAHAACASDFMSDVLAYVKDQALLLTGMVNPQVVRTAEMMDMKCIVFVRGKVPDETILEMARERDIVVMTSEKPMFIACGLLYTTGLAGE
- a CDS encoding PHP domain-containing protein, giving the protein MKAAFDLHFHSCLSPCGDGAMTPATIAGLCKLAGLDVAALTDHNTCGNCAAFCQACQAYGLLGLPGMELCTAEEVHVVCLLPDLAAADAFSRMVYDRLPPLENDRDIFGPQIYMDADDNVLGEERRMLAGASSIGVYEVRELAARFGGVAYPAHIDRPSFALLSNLGFWDPALGFPLAELSRHCPPDFAAGRPDLAGVRTITGSDAHYLDQIADASQYLYLPEWTPRAVLDWLLYGGEK
- a CDS encoding gamma carbonic anhydrase family protein: MTIHETAWIAPGAHVSGDVTIGPGCGVWYNAVIRGDECPISIGARSNLQDCGVIHGSAGCTVAIGDDVSIGHGAIVHGCTVEDGAMIGMGAVVLNGARVGKGALVAAGALVPEGMEIPAGMVAMGNPAKVRRPLRDAERAYLLHAAAEYAALAQNNRSKD
- a CDS encoding [Fe-Fe] hydrogenase large subunit C-terminal domain-containing protein, with product MMKHSVILEYKRCRGCTTCIKNCPTEAIRVRSGKAKILNERCIDCGKCIQVCPHKAIRSVSDNLSALDPFQYRVALPDPALYGQFQHLDDIDIVLNGLLKIGFQAVYETAKAAEILSDYARQHISSGEKRVMPQISSACPTILRLIRMRFPKLIPNVTSTITPMELAAILARKEATARTGLPPEQIGVFGIVPCSSQVTAAHHPETLAKPVLDGAFAIRDIYLRLLGPMKELQELESLSSAGIMGVGWAYCGGESAARLGESYLAVDGIGNCIRMLEEIEDGRLPEADFIELSACVQGCVGGCLTVENPYGARMRIKNLMKGLPVSRNRFNLKGEDRDLVCFDKELQYVPAFLLDEDRSLAMEKLMKIDELYRALPGLDCGSCGAPSCHALAEDVVLGRASEEDCIFKVRERMQYMAGTGDADEYLPAPFRKRKLPQSIPPKKPHTEEGGTLS
- a CDS encoding GntR family transcriptional regulator, which gives rise to MDIIISNSGGVPIYEQITRQMKGLILRGDLREGEALPSMRLLAKDLRISVITTKRAYEELEREGFLTTVPGKGCFVAARDLELVREETLRRVEEHLSQAVDLAKGGGVTLEELEQTLTILYGDE
- the serC gene encoding 3-phosphoserine/phosphohydroxythreonine transaminase, with the protein product MGNDRVYNFSAGPSMLPLEVLERAGAEITNYQGSGMSVMEMSHRSKVFQKIFDDTQAKFRQLFCVPEGYKILFLQGGASSQFSAAPLNLIGRTGKADYAVTGNFSNIAYKEAKKYGAIRLAASSEDRNHTYIPTQDQLQLDPEASYFYYCANNTIYGTEWQYVPDTGSVPIVCDMSSDILSRPVDVSKYGVIFAGAQKNMAPAGLTVVIIREDLAGHELPYTPLMMNYKTMIDKDSMYNTPPCWCIYMLGLVLDWLEAQGGVPGMEAIKHKKAQMLYDVLDRSKLFTCAAEAGSRSDMNVTFRSVSEELNDKFVQEAAAAGFTNLKGHRNVGGMRASIYNAMPTEGIEKLCDFIQDFDKTN
- the gap gene encoding type I glyceraldehyde-3-phosphate dehydrogenase, which translates into the protein MSIKIGINGFGRIGRLVFRAGLERPDVEFVGINDPGMTPDYMAYMLRYDTIHGRFNGEISYDDSSITVNGHKVMVYAKMSPAEIPWGEIGAEYVVESTGLFLTKEKAQGHLDAGAKKVIMSAPSKDDTPMFVMGVNNTTYDSSMNFVSNASCTTNCLAPIAKVLHDKFGITDGLMTTVHSVTATQKTVDGPSKKDWRGGRAATYNIIPSSTGAAKAVGKVIPSLNGKLTGMSMRVPTLDVSVVDLTVNLAKPAKYDEICAAMKAASEGELKGVLGYTDEDVVSSDFISDPRTSIFDAKAGIALTDTFVKVVSWYDNEWGYSNKVVDLIQYMSSVDHK